One Primulina huaijiensis isolate GDHJ02 chromosome 5, ASM1229523v2, whole genome shotgun sequence DNA segment encodes these proteins:
- the LOC140977376 gene encoding uncharacterized protein yields MAYQGSNLKSTSINGVKMYSVTANNRSVATWLPPKKLRALRKNPDYLQRVDLIQDLKFETATARIKVTPDGEYLIASGIYPPQVKVYELRELSLKFERHLVSEIIDFEVLDDDYSKLAFLCADRSVCLHAKYGSHYNLRIPRMGRDMTYDCWSCDLICAASSPDLYRINLEQGRFLSSLNSQSPALNVVSRSKVHGLVAGGGEDGAVECFDMRTRSSVGRIDVVASSGDIDGEVTSIEFDGDGGHLMAVGSSNGKILVYDLRSSNPVRVKDHMYGSPILNIRWHKTLNSEQAKLITTDKHIVRIWDPETGEGMTSIEPTAGKINDTCVFSQSGLILLALDSSQIPSYFIPALGPAPKWCSYLENLTEELEEDGQTTIYDDFKFLTKEDLAKLNLTNLIGTNLLRAYMHGFFINYKLYKKAESLADPFAYDTYLERKKQEKLEAERATRITIKRKLPKVNRTLASRLLEEDENHDDQKGTDSTDTLNVPDKKTSKKKKGLTSEVLKDERFAPMFQNKDFEVDEFSQEYLALHPMAAPTKKPSLFDEHFETVTEEDDQSISGSDAPSGSESEEDAKTNKNTKSTKKSRVPRFYEVKDNRHAEAFRNRESLGQEEFLPLGERLALRKQREDVSKSVKHGQGGSREISFNPRSSKKYMESDEDDEGRPGKRRGVQSLKLPGLGGRGGGSRGGFQGRGGGRRGGFRGRNRGRGRG; encoded by the exons ATGGCGTATCAAGGGAGTAACTTGAAATCAACCTCCATAAATGGAGTGAAAATGTACTCAGTCACCGCCAACAACCGCTCAGTGGCCACGTGGCTTCCTCCCAAGAAGCTTAGAGCACTTCGTAAGAACCCAG ATTATCTGCAGAGGGTAGATTTGATTCAGGACTTGAAGTTTGAAACTGCAACGGCTAGAATTAAGGTGACCCCTGATGGCGAGTATTTGATAGCCTCAG GCATTTACCCACCACAAGTCAAAGTATATGAGTTGAGGGAGTTGTCACTGAAGTTTGAAAGGCATTTGGTTTCTGAAATCATTGATTTTGAG GTGTTGGATGATGACTATTCAAAGCTTGCATTTCTTTGCGCTGATCGTTCTGTTTGTCTCCATGCAAAATATGGAAGTCACTACAATCTGCGAATCCCAAG GATGGGCAGAGATATGACATATGATTGCTGGTCTTGTGATCTTATCTGTGCTGCTTCTTCTCCAGATCTTTACAGGATAAACTTGGAACAG GGGCGTTTTCTTTCCTCGCTCAATAGCCAATCTCCAGCTTTGAACGTAGTTTCTCGAAG CAAAGTGCATGGATTAGTTGCTGGTGGGGGTGAAGATGGAGCTGTGGAATGTTTTGATATGAGAACGAGGTCTTCAGTAGGCAGGATAGATGTTGTTGCCTCCTCTGGCGACATAGATGGG GAGGTTACTTCGATTGAATTTGATGGAGATGGAGGCCACCTCATGGCTGTAGGAAGCAGCAATGGGAAG ATTCTTGTTTATGATTTGCGCTCATCTAATCCCGTTCGAGTCAAGGACCATAT GTACGGAAGCCCAATACTCAACATCAGATGGCACAAAACTCTAAACTCTGAGCAAGCTAAATTAATAACTACCGACAAGCACATAGTCAGGATTTGGGACCCTGAGACT GGAGAAGGTATGACCAGCATTGAACCAACTGCTGGAAAAATTAATGATACTTGTGTCTTCAGCCAAAGTGGATTGATTTTGTTGGCTCTGGATAGCAGCCAAATACCATCTTACTTCATACCAGCCCTTGGACCTGCACCAAAGTGGTGTTCTTATCTAGAGAACTTAACA GAAGAGCTCGAGGAGGATGGACAAACAACTATTTATgatgatttcaaatttttgacGAAAGAAGACCTGGCAAAGTTGAATTTGACTAATTTGATTGGAACCAATCTTCTAAGAGCCTATATGCATGGTTTCTTTATCAATTACAAGCTGTATAAAAAG GCAGAAAGTTTGGCAGATCCTTTTGCTTATGATACATATCTGGAGAGGAAAAAACAGGAGAAATTGGAAGCTGAACGTGCCACTCGAATCACG ATCAAGAGGAAGCTTCCAAAAGTTAATCGAACTTTGGCTTCCCGTCTACTTGAAGAAGATGAAAATCATGATGATCAGAAGGGCACTGATAGTACTGATACTCTGAATGTACCGGATAAGAAGACATCAAAGAAAAAGAAGGGTCTCACCAGTGAGGTTctcaaagatgagagatttgcTCCAATGTTTCAAAATAAG GACTTTGAGGTTGATGAGTTCTCACAAGAATATTTGGCTCTCCACCCTATGGCAGCACCTACAAAGAAACCATCCTTATTTGACGAGCACTTTGAAACTGTTACAGAAGAAGATGACCAGAGTATCAGTGGTTCTGATGCGCCATCAGGTAGCGAATCAGAAGAAGAtgcgaaaacaaataaaaataccaAATCTACAAAGAAATCTCGAGTTCCAAG ATTTTATGAAGTGAAGGATAACCGGCACGCAGAAGCATTCAGGAATCGTGAGTCTCTCGGACAGGAGGAGTTTCTTCCCTTGGGAGAAAGGTTAGCTCTTAGGAAACAACGGGAAGATGTTTCGAAGAGTGTAAAACATGGACAAGGAGGGTCCCGGGAAATCTCTTTCAATCCCAGAAGCTCGAAAAAGTACATGGAGAGCGATGAGGATGATGAGGGGCGACCTGGAAAGAGGAGGGGTGTACAATCGCTGAAACTACCTGGTCTTGGCGGTCGTGGCGGCGGCAGCAGAGGTGGTTTTCAAGGTCGTGGTGGCGGCAGAAGAGGTGGTTTTCGAGGAAGGAACAGAGGAAGAGGTCGGGGGTAA
- the LOC140977377 gene encoding condensin-1 complex subunit CAP-D2 isoform X2 — translation MVPSFVFPKSLSSLEEDDASDCAPRLTVQNSFSISSLRPSELEEFVKGTCFDLSDKELFCVEEQDIFDRLYALVKGFAALKPGCKFNLVESLRSNLSVLLPNVDSLSRSRRSLSRYDGEGDDCAADQLVVDRVASHRNAFKIYTFFLVHILLIEESTSTTVTNAAKVAASSRKRQPVNSWNWEIQRGRIMNLIANSLDINLSLLFGSPDPEENFLSFIVKNAFSMFENPVLLKDSDTKDALCRIIGTCATKYHYVAQSCASLLHLIHKYDFSVPHLADAVAWAEKKYADGSMATSLISDIGKTNPKDYVKDTVGAENIGRFLVELADRLPKLISTNIGLLVPHFGGESYKIRNALAGVLGKLVSKAFNDIEGEVSSKSIRLRTKQAMLDILLERCRDVSAYTRSRVLQVWSELCEDHSISIGLWNEVSAVAAGRLEDKSAIVRKSALNLLIMMLQHNPFGPQLRISSFEATLEQYKKKLNELVPQSPPKTSDDFPSDNDVSCGDSGVEDGDIEVDSKEHYSMTNSSVPCEIDCTVQTSFVPDVGNVEQTRTLIASLEAGLKFSMCISATMPTLIQLMASSSSSDVETTILLLMRCRQFQIDGSESCLRKMLPLVFSQDKSIYEAVENAFTTIYLRKNPMETAKNLLNLAIESNIGDLAALEFILGALVSKGDITACMLSALWDFFCFNFGGTTAEQSRGALCVLCMAAKSSAAVLSSHIQDIVDIGFGRWAKVEPLLARTACLALQRLSDEDKKKLLSANGSRVFGILEGLITGFSLPENIWYAAADKAIATIYTIHPTPETMAADLVKKSVKSVFDFCEGELDDSSSNVLTAVPVSQLSRSLFIVSHVAMHQLVRIESCVRKIQKEKSKKEKINAENRANANTTDDAPQNLGINAELGLAASDDAMLDSLAEKAEKEIISCGSTKKNLIGLSAPFVSELCRNFSLMQKHPEMQTSAMLALCRLMIIDAEFCESNLQLLFTVVENSPSETVRSNCTIALGDLAVRFPNLLEPWTENMYARLRDPSVSVRKHGVLVLSHLILNDMMKVKGYINEMAVRLEDEDERICNLAKLFFNELSKKGSNPVYNLLPDILGKLSYQNLKEKSFCNIMQFLIGSIKKDKQMEALVEKLCNRFVGVADVRQWEYISYCLSQLAFTEKSIRKLMESYKAYEHALSEDTVMENFKNIISKGKKFAKPELKSSIEEFEEKINKFHTEKKEQELTAKNAQAHQLKTNSSIYFDEIKKDAEESDRSEITEDGEASDHAIRETRSTLLKSKTTKPRTHSHACSEVANLQIDDDEVQSPLIHRRGESKSRVKKSNSKSQNVDSYSSTRRNKKSTRK, via the exons ATGGTTCCATCTTTTGTGTTCCCCAAATCCCTCTCCTCTCTGGAAGAGGATGACGCTTCCGATTGCGCCCCCCGACTCACTGTTCAAAATTCCTTTTCTATATCTTCCCTCCGTCCCTCGGAGCTTGAAGAATTTGTAAAAG GGACTTGCTTTGATTTGTCGGACAAGGAACTATTTTGTGTGGAAGAGCAGGATATTTTCGACCGATTGTACGCTTTGGTGAAGGGATTTGCTGCTCTGAAGCCCGGTTGCAAGTTCAACTTAGTGGAGTCGTTGAGGTCTAATTTAAGTGTTTTGTTGCCAAATGTTGACTCTCTCTCTCGCTCACGCCGGTCCCTCTCACGGTATGATGGTGAGGGCGATGACTGTGCTGCTGATCAACTTGTGGTTGATAGGGTCGCATCTCATCGAAATGCGTTTAAGATTTACACATTTTTCCTTGTCCACATCCTGCTCATCGAGGAATCCACTTCTACTACTGTTACCAATGCTGCTAAA GTGGCAGCTAGCAGTAGGAAGAGACAACCTGTGAACTCATGGAATTGGGAGATCCAAAGGGGAAGAATAATGAACTTGATTGCTAACTCACTGGATATCAACCTCTCGTTGCTCTTTGGCTCACCTGACCCAGAGGAAAATTTCTTATCCTTCATTGTGAA AAATGCATTCTCGATGTTTGAGAATCCTGTTCTGTTAAAAGATTCGGACACTAAAGATGCTTTATGTCGTATAATTGGAACATGTGCTACAAAATACCACTATGTAGCTCAGTCGTGTGCTTCTTTATTGCACCTAAttcataaatatgatttttccGTTCCGCACTTGGCTGATGCTGTTGCTTGGGCTGAAAAGAAATATGCTGATGGAAGCATGGCTACATCTCTCATAAGTGATATTGGAAAGACAAATCCGAAAGACTATGTCAAAGACACTGTTGGGGCTGAAAATATTGGGCGGTTTTTGGTAGAACTTGCTGATCGATTGCCAAAGCTGATTTCAACTAATATCGGTTTGTTGGTCCCACACTTTGGAGGAGAATCTTACAAGATAAGGAATGCTCTTGCTGGAGTGTTGGGTAAACTTGTATCTAAGGCCTTTAACGATATAGAAGGTGAGGTGAGTTCAAAATCTATACGTCTTCGAACAAAGCAGGCCATGTTAGATATCTTATTGGAACGCTGCCGTGATGTCTCTGCTTACACTAGAAGTCGGGTTCTTCAGGTATGGTCTGAATTATGTGAGGATCATTCGATTTCAATTGGTTTGTGGAATGAGGTCTCAGCAGTTGCTGCAGGTAGGTTGGAAGATAAGAGTGCCATAGTCAGGAAGTCTGCTCTTAATTTACTTATAATGATGCTGCAGCACAACCCTTTTGGACCTCAACTTCGAATTTCTTCTTTTGAGGCAACCTTAGAACAGTATAAGAAGAAGCTAAATGAGCTAGTACCTCAATCTCCGCCCAAAACATCTGATGATTTTCCTTCAGATAATGACGTTTCTTGTGGAGACAGTGGAGTTGAAGATGGAGACATTGAGGTGGATTCAAAGGAGCACTATAGCATGACAAATAGCTCTGTACCTTGTGAAATTGATTGTACAGTTCAAACAAGTTTTGTACCAGATGTTGGGAATGTGGAGCAAACAAGGACGTTGATTGCTTCATTGGAGGCAGGCTTGAAATTTTCAATGTGCATATCTGCCACCATGCCTACCCTCATTCAGTTAATGGCTTCATCTTCATCAAGTGATGTGGAGACTACTATTCTACTGCTCATGAGATGTAGGCAATTTCAAATTGATGGTTCGGAATCCTGCCTCCGCAAAATGTTGCCTTTG GTATTTTCTCAAGACAAATCGATATATGAGGCTGTAGAGAATGCATTCACTACAATATATTTGAGAAAGAATCCTATGGAAACTGCCAAGAATCTTTTGAATCTTGCTATTGAATCAAATATTGGAGATCTTGCGGCCTTGGAATTCATCCTAGGAGCCCTGGTATCCAAAGGTGATATAACTGCGTGCATG TTATCAGCACTATGGGATTTCTTTTGTTTCAATTTCGGTGGAACAACAGCTGAGCAAAGTCGCGGTGCTTTATGTGTCCTGTGCATGGCAGCAAAATCTTCTGCTGCTGTTCTTAGCTCTCACATACAGGACATTGTTGATATCGGATTTGGTCGTTGGGCAAAGGTGGAACCCTTGCTTGCTAGGACCGCATGCCTAGCATTACAAAGGTTGTCTGACGAAGATAAGAAAAAGTTGCTGTCTGCTAATGGCAGTCGTGTATTTGGTATTTTAGAAGGTTTGATCACCGGGTTTTCACTTCCAGAAAATATATGGTATGCAGCTGCTGATAAAGCTATAGCTACTATATACACCATTCATCCAACTCCTGAAACAATGGCTGCTGATTTAGTGAAAAAATCTGTCAAGTCTGTATTTGATTTTTGTGAAGGTGAGTTGGACGATAGCAGTTCCAATGTCCTTACAGCAGTTCCTGTTTCACAGCTCAGTAGATCTCTATTCATTGTTAGTCATGTTGCCATGCACCAACTGGTCCGTATTGAATCTTGTGTGAGGAAGATTCAGAAAGAAAAATCCAAGAAAGAGAAGATAAATGCTGAGAATAGAGCTAATGCAAACACAACAGATGATGCTCCACAG AACTTGGGCATCAATGCTGAGTTAGGTCTTGCAGCCTCTGACGATGCAATGCTTGATAGCCTTGCAGAAAAAGCTGAAAAAGAAATAATATCCTGTGGAAGTACCAAAAAGAACTTGATTGGCCTCTCTGCACCATTTGTGTCAGAATTGTGTAGAAACTTTAGTTTGATGCAAAAG CATCCTGAAATGCAGACATCCGCAATGCTTGCTTTATGCCGATTAATGATAATTGATGCTGAATTCTG TGAGTCAAATCTTCAACTGCTTTTCACTGTTGTGGAGAATTCGCCTTCAGAAACTGTACGTTCAAATTGCACCATAGCTCTTGGAGATCTGGCTGTTCGTTTTCCCAATCTGTTGGAGCCATGGACAGAAAACATGTATGCTCGTCTCAGAGATCCATCAGTATCTGTTCGAAAGCACGGTGTATTGGTGCTTTCGCACCTTATATTAAATGATATGATGAAG GTTAAAGGTTATATAAATGAAATGGCTGTGAGAttagaagatgaagatgaaaGGATCTGTAATCTAGCCAAACTTTTCTTCaatgaactttcgaagaaag GAAGCAATCCTGTATATAATTTACTTCCAGATATCCTTGGAAAACTATCCTACCAGAACCTGAAAGAAAAGTCTTTCTGCAACATAATGCAGTTTTTAATTGGTTCGATCAAGAAG GACAAACAAATGGAAGCTCTAGTTGAAAAGTTATGTAATAGGTTTGTTGGAGTGGCAG ATGTCAGACAATGGGAATATATTTCATATTGCCTCTCTCAGCTAGCCTTTACAGAGAAGAGCATAAGGAAGCTGATGGAGTCATATAAGGCCTATGAACATGCATTATCTGAGGACACCGTAATGGAAAATTTTAAGAACATAATTAGTAAG GGGAAGAAGTTTGCTAAGCCAGAACTAAAATCAAGCATTGAAGAATTTGAAGAAAAGATCAATAAGTTCCACACTGAAAAGAAAGAGCAAGAACTTACTGCAAAGAACGCACAAGCGCATCAACTAAAGACAAATAGCTCAATATATTTTGATGAGATTAAGAAAGATGCAGAAGAAAGTGACAGATCTGAAATAACTGAAG ATGGTGAAGCAAGTGACCATGCTATTCGAGAGACAAGAAGTACGCTCTTAAAATCAAAAACCACCAAGCCAAGAACACATTCACATGCATGTAGTGAGGTGGCAAACTTACAAATTGATGATGATGAAGTTCAGTCGCCTCTTATTCATAGAAGAG GTGAGTCCAAATCCAGGGTGAAGAAAAGCAACTCCAAGTCTCAAAATGTTGATTCTTACAGCTCAACTAGAAGAAATAAGAAGTCAACAAGGAA GTGA
- the LOC140977377 gene encoding condensin-1 complex subunit CAP-D2 isoform X1, whose protein sequence is MVPSFVFPKSLSSLEEDDASDCAPRLTVQNSFSISSLRPSELEEFVKGTCFDLSDKELFCVEEQDIFDRLYALVKGFAALKPGCKFNLVESLRSNLSVLLPNVDSLSRSRRSLSRYDGEGDDCAADQLVVDRVASHRNAFKIYTFFLVHILLIEESTSTTVTNAAKVAASSRKRQPVNSWNWEIQRGRIMNLIANSLDINLSLLFGSPDPEENFLSFIVKNAFSMFENPVLLKDSDTKDALCRIIGTCATKYHYVAQSCASLLHLIHKYDFSVPHLADAVAWAEKKYADGSMATSLISDIGKTNPKDYVKDTVGAENIGRFLVELADRLPKLISTNIGLLVPHFGGESYKIRNALAGVLGKLVSKAFNDIEGEVSSKSIRLRTKQAMLDILLERCRDVSAYTRSRVLQVWSELCEDHSISIGLWNEVSAVAAGRLEDKSAIVRKSALNLLIMMLQHNPFGPQLRISSFEATLEQYKKKLNELVPQSPPKTSDDFPSDNDVSCGDSGVEDGDIEVDSKEHYSMTNSSVPCEIDCTVQTSFVPDVGNVEQTRTLIASLEAGLKFSMCISATMPTLIQLMASSSSSDVETTILLLMRCRQFQIDGSESCLRKMLPLVFSQDKSIYEAVENAFTTIYLRKNPMETAKNLLNLAIESNIGDLAALEFILGALVSKGDITACMLSALWDFFCFNFGGTTAEQSRGALCVLCMAAKSSAAVLSSHIQDIVDIGFGRWAKVEPLLARTACLALQRLSDEDKKKLLSANGSRVFGILEGLITGFSLPENIWYAAADKAIATIYTIHPTPETMAADLVKKSVKSVFDFCEGELDDSSSNVLTAVPVSQLSRSLFIVSHVAMHQLVRIESCVRKIQKEKSKKEKINAENRANANTTDDAPQNLGINAELGLAASDDAMLDSLAEKAEKEIISCGSTKKNLIGLSAPFVSELCRNFSLMQKHPEMQTSAMLALCRLMIIDAEFCESNLQLLFTVVENSPSETVRSNCTIALGDLAVRFPNLLEPWTENMYARLRDPSVSVRKHGVLVLSHLILNDMMKVKGYINEMAVRLEDEDERICNLAKLFFNELSKKGSNPVYNLLPDILGKLSYQNLKEKSFCNIMQFLIGSIKKDKQMEALVEKLCNRFVGVADVRQWEYISYCLSQLAFTEKSIRKLMESYKAYEHALSEDTVMENFKNIISKGKKFAKPELKSSIEEFEEKINKFHTEKKEQELTAKNAQAHQLKTNSSIYFDEIKKDAEESDRSEITEDGEASDHAIRETRSTLLKSKTTKPRTHSHACSEVANLQIDDDEVQSPLIHRRGESKSRVKKSNSKSQNVDSYSSTRRNKKSTRKSVSLSLFFSP, encoded by the exons ATGGTTCCATCTTTTGTGTTCCCCAAATCCCTCTCCTCTCTGGAAGAGGATGACGCTTCCGATTGCGCCCCCCGACTCACTGTTCAAAATTCCTTTTCTATATCTTCCCTCCGTCCCTCGGAGCTTGAAGAATTTGTAAAAG GGACTTGCTTTGATTTGTCGGACAAGGAACTATTTTGTGTGGAAGAGCAGGATATTTTCGACCGATTGTACGCTTTGGTGAAGGGATTTGCTGCTCTGAAGCCCGGTTGCAAGTTCAACTTAGTGGAGTCGTTGAGGTCTAATTTAAGTGTTTTGTTGCCAAATGTTGACTCTCTCTCTCGCTCACGCCGGTCCCTCTCACGGTATGATGGTGAGGGCGATGACTGTGCTGCTGATCAACTTGTGGTTGATAGGGTCGCATCTCATCGAAATGCGTTTAAGATTTACACATTTTTCCTTGTCCACATCCTGCTCATCGAGGAATCCACTTCTACTACTGTTACCAATGCTGCTAAA GTGGCAGCTAGCAGTAGGAAGAGACAACCTGTGAACTCATGGAATTGGGAGATCCAAAGGGGAAGAATAATGAACTTGATTGCTAACTCACTGGATATCAACCTCTCGTTGCTCTTTGGCTCACCTGACCCAGAGGAAAATTTCTTATCCTTCATTGTGAA AAATGCATTCTCGATGTTTGAGAATCCTGTTCTGTTAAAAGATTCGGACACTAAAGATGCTTTATGTCGTATAATTGGAACATGTGCTACAAAATACCACTATGTAGCTCAGTCGTGTGCTTCTTTATTGCACCTAAttcataaatatgatttttccGTTCCGCACTTGGCTGATGCTGTTGCTTGGGCTGAAAAGAAATATGCTGATGGAAGCATGGCTACATCTCTCATAAGTGATATTGGAAAGACAAATCCGAAAGACTATGTCAAAGACACTGTTGGGGCTGAAAATATTGGGCGGTTTTTGGTAGAACTTGCTGATCGATTGCCAAAGCTGATTTCAACTAATATCGGTTTGTTGGTCCCACACTTTGGAGGAGAATCTTACAAGATAAGGAATGCTCTTGCTGGAGTGTTGGGTAAACTTGTATCTAAGGCCTTTAACGATATAGAAGGTGAGGTGAGTTCAAAATCTATACGTCTTCGAACAAAGCAGGCCATGTTAGATATCTTATTGGAACGCTGCCGTGATGTCTCTGCTTACACTAGAAGTCGGGTTCTTCAGGTATGGTCTGAATTATGTGAGGATCATTCGATTTCAATTGGTTTGTGGAATGAGGTCTCAGCAGTTGCTGCAGGTAGGTTGGAAGATAAGAGTGCCATAGTCAGGAAGTCTGCTCTTAATTTACTTATAATGATGCTGCAGCACAACCCTTTTGGACCTCAACTTCGAATTTCTTCTTTTGAGGCAACCTTAGAACAGTATAAGAAGAAGCTAAATGAGCTAGTACCTCAATCTCCGCCCAAAACATCTGATGATTTTCCTTCAGATAATGACGTTTCTTGTGGAGACAGTGGAGTTGAAGATGGAGACATTGAGGTGGATTCAAAGGAGCACTATAGCATGACAAATAGCTCTGTACCTTGTGAAATTGATTGTACAGTTCAAACAAGTTTTGTACCAGATGTTGGGAATGTGGAGCAAACAAGGACGTTGATTGCTTCATTGGAGGCAGGCTTGAAATTTTCAATGTGCATATCTGCCACCATGCCTACCCTCATTCAGTTAATGGCTTCATCTTCATCAAGTGATGTGGAGACTACTATTCTACTGCTCATGAGATGTAGGCAATTTCAAATTGATGGTTCGGAATCCTGCCTCCGCAAAATGTTGCCTTTG GTATTTTCTCAAGACAAATCGATATATGAGGCTGTAGAGAATGCATTCACTACAATATATTTGAGAAAGAATCCTATGGAAACTGCCAAGAATCTTTTGAATCTTGCTATTGAATCAAATATTGGAGATCTTGCGGCCTTGGAATTCATCCTAGGAGCCCTGGTATCCAAAGGTGATATAACTGCGTGCATG TTATCAGCACTATGGGATTTCTTTTGTTTCAATTTCGGTGGAACAACAGCTGAGCAAAGTCGCGGTGCTTTATGTGTCCTGTGCATGGCAGCAAAATCTTCTGCTGCTGTTCTTAGCTCTCACATACAGGACATTGTTGATATCGGATTTGGTCGTTGGGCAAAGGTGGAACCCTTGCTTGCTAGGACCGCATGCCTAGCATTACAAAGGTTGTCTGACGAAGATAAGAAAAAGTTGCTGTCTGCTAATGGCAGTCGTGTATTTGGTATTTTAGAAGGTTTGATCACCGGGTTTTCACTTCCAGAAAATATATGGTATGCAGCTGCTGATAAAGCTATAGCTACTATATACACCATTCATCCAACTCCTGAAACAATGGCTGCTGATTTAGTGAAAAAATCTGTCAAGTCTGTATTTGATTTTTGTGAAGGTGAGTTGGACGATAGCAGTTCCAATGTCCTTACAGCAGTTCCTGTTTCACAGCTCAGTAGATCTCTATTCATTGTTAGTCATGTTGCCATGCACCAACTGGTCCGTATTGAATCTTGTGTGAGGAAGATTCAGAAAGAAAAATCCAAGAAAGAGAAGATAAATGCTGAGAATAGAGCTAATGCAAACACAACAGATGATGCTCCACAG AACTTGGGCATCAATGCTGAGTTAGGTCTTGCAGCCTCTGACGATGCAATGCTTGATAGCCTTGCAGAAAAAGCTGAAAAAGAAATAATATCCTGTGGAAGTACCAAAAAGAACTTGATTGGCCTCTCTGCACCATTTGTGTCAGAATTGTGTAGAAACTTTAGTTTGATGCAAAAG CATCCTGAAATGCAGACATCCGCAATGCTTGCTTTATGCCGATTAATGATAATTGATGCTGAATTCTG TGAGTCAAATCTTCAACTGCTTTTCACTGTTGTGGAGAATTCGCCTTCAGAAACTGTACGTTCAAATTGCACCATAGCTCTTGGAGATCTGGCTGTTCGTTTTCCCAATCTGTTGGAGCCATGGACAGAAAACATGTATGCTCGTCTCAGAGATCCATCAGTATCTGTTCGAAAGCACGGTGTATTGGTGCTTTCGCACCTTATATTAAATGATATGATGAAG GTTAAAGGTTATATAAATGAAATGGCTGTGAGAttagaagatgaagatgaaaGGATCTGTAATCTAGCCAAACTTTTCTTCaatgaactttcgaagaaag GAAGCAATCCTGTATATAATTTACTTCCAGATATCCTTGGAAAACTATCCTACCAGAACCTGAAAGAAAAGTCTTTCTGCAACATAATGCAGTTTTTAATTGGTTCGATCAAGAAG GACAAACAAATGGAAGCTCTAGTTGAAAAGTTATGTAATAGGTTTGTTGGAGTGGCAG ATGTCAGACAATGGGAATATATTTCATATTGCCTCTCTCAGCTAGCCTTTACAGAGAAGAGCATAAGGAAGCTGATGGAGTCATATAAGGCCTATGAACATGCATTATCTGAGGACACCGTAATGGAAAATTTTAAGAACATAATTAGTAAG GGGAAGAAGTTTGCTAAGCCAGAACTAAAATCAAGCATTGAAGAATTTGAAGAAAAGATCAATAAGTTCCACACTGAAAAGAAAGAGCAAGAACTTACTGCAAAGAACGCACAAGCGCATCAACTAAAGACAAATAGCTCAATATATTTTGATGAGATTAAGAAAGATGCAGAAGAAAGTGACAGATCTGAAATAACTGAAG ATGGTGAAGCAAGTGACCATGCTATTCGAGAGACAAGAAGTACGCTCTTAAAATCAAAAACCACCAAGCCAAGAACACATTCACATGCATGTAGTGAGGTGGCAAACTTACAAATTGATGATGATGAAGTTCAGTCGCCTCTTATTCATAGAAGAG GTGAGTCCAAATCCAGGGTGAAGAAAAGCAACTCCAAGTCTCAAAATGTTGATTCTTACAGCTCAACTAGAAGAAATAAGAAGTCAACAAGGAAGTCAGTCTCTCTTTCCCTCTTCTTCTCGCCTTAG